In one Pseudomonas sp. R84 genomic region, the following are encoded:
- a CDS encoding aminotransferase class I/II-fold pyridoxal phosphate-dependent enzyme gives MNLPLHTPNLYSNLRKIIALADHDWDIAEQGKVAGLNVEVKSPNHLLDQYGREFHHFCTTSYLGLDHHPALLEGAITALRETGSLRVANSKNRCKLAILEQYESELSQLFDAVCLSTLSCSAASAGILPLLASGIFTEGRPPVMVFDRHAHYSMNHLKAACADETLVVTAPHNDMDFLERVCQRHGRVAYVADGAYSMGGVANMEGLLYLKDRYGLFLYLDDSHALSAVGQQGAGLVRPRVAALEEDCLIVASLAKSFGASGGLVMLGNGRQKTLVQRYGGPSNWSQSLNCAAIGAGRASIRLHRSAEFVTLQSDLEANICLFDSLISTDQCHSNMAIRLIKCGQAAVANRIACELAEQGFFTSAVFFPVVAQGKAAIRITLRADMQPALVRSFCERVTGLLRTHHCDLDD, from the coding sequence GTGAATCTTCCGTTGCACACGCCCAATCTGTATTCCAACTTGCGCAAAATCATCGCCTTGGCCGACCACGATTGGGACATCGCCGAACAGGGCAAAGTCGCCGGCCTCAATGTCGAAGTGAAGAGCCCCAACCACCTGCTTGATCAATATGGACGTGAATTCCATCATTTCTGTACGACCTCATACCTTGGCCTCGACCACCACCCTGCCTTGCTCGAAGGCGCCATCACCGCGTTGCGCGAAACCGGCAGCCTGCGCGTCGCCAACTCGAAAAACCGTTGCAAACTGGCGATTCTCGAGCAATACGAGAGCGAATTGTCGCAACTGTTCGACGCCGTCTGCCTGAGCACCTTGTCTTGCAGCGCCGCCAGCGCTGGAATCCTGCCATTGCTGGCCAGCGGCATCTTTACCGAAGGCCGGCCACCGGTAATGGTGTTTGATCGTCACGCGCATTATTCGATGAATCATTTGAAGGCCGCATGTGCCGATGAAACCCTCGTGGTGACTGCGCCGCACAACGACATGGATTTCCTCGAACGCGTCTGCCAGCGACACGGCCGCGTGGCGTATGTCGCTGACGGCGCGTACAGCATGGGCGGCGTTGCCAACATGGAAGGTCTGCTGTACTTGAAGGATCGCTACGGGTTGTTTCTTTATCTGGATGATTCCCACGCGTTGTCCGCTGTCGGTCAGCAGGGCGCCGGCCTCGTTCGGCCACGGGTGGCGGCGCTGGAGGAGGACTGCCTGATCGTCGCGTCACTGGCCAAGTCGTTTGGCGCCAGCGGCGGGTTGGTGATGCTGGGCAACGGGAGACAGAAGACGCTTGTGCAACGCTACGGCGGGCCAAGCAACTGGTCGCAGAGTCTCAACTGCGCGGCGATCGGTGCCGGCAGAGCGTCGATCCGCCTGCATCGCAGCGCCGAGTTTGTCACGCTGCAAAGCGATCTTGAGGCTAACATCTGCCTCTTCGACAGCCTGATCAGCACCGATCAGTGCCACAGCAACATGGCCATTCGGTTGATCAAGTGCGGTCAGGCTGCTGTGGCCAATCGTATTGCCTGTGAATTGGCCGAACAGGGATTTTTCACCAGCGCGGTATTTTTCCCGGTGGTCGCTCAAGGCAAGGCAGCCATACGTATTACGCTGCGCGCGGACATGCAGCCGGCGCTTGTTCGAAGCTTCTGTGAAAGGGT